From the genome of Gracilibacillus salitolerans, one region includes:
- a CDS encoding acetylornithine deacetylase — protein sequence MSTALANLVDERKDELKQLLSDLISFPTVSPPARNTSEIQKYIADYLEKLDFQTERWDVFPNDPNLVGMKKGTQSDTYNSLIINGHIDVAEVGDASGWSVPPFSLTEKGKHLYGRGVSDMKGAVACALFAAKLLHEEGIALKGDLQLQTVIGEEVGEAGTLSCIEKGYDADFALVVDGSNREIHGQGGVITGWVTVKSKQVYHDAMRAELNETGEGASAIEKMTKVIDSLRALEKEWAKTKEYPGFKKGTTTINPAVIEGGRHPAFVADECRLWITVHFYPNEDYREVANEVEEYLKQSVKDDSWFQENPLLFEWGGKSMIEDRGEIFPSAEVDPEYPAIKLLEQSHYAVEQETTSVSMSKTVTDAGWFDDAGIPTAIYGPGKLNEAHSVDEKIELEELIRFTKTLLTFIPAWCNVTKQ from the coding sequence ATGAGTACAGCACTAGCTAATCTAGTCGATGAAAGAAAAGATGAATTAAAGCAACTTTTATCTGATCTCATTAGTTTTCCAACAGTAAGTCCTCCTGCTAGGAATACGTCTGAAATTCAGAAATATATTGCGGATTATCTAGAAAAATTGGATTTTCAAACCGAACGATGGGATGTTTTCCCAAATGATCCTAACCTTGTCGGGATGAAGAAAGGAACACAATCTGATACATACAACAGCCTGATTATTAACGGGCATATCGATGTAGCGGAGGTAGGGGATGCTTCCGGTTGGTCAGTGCCTCCTTTTTCCCTTACTGAAAAAGGGAAACATCTGTATGGCCGTGGTGTCTCTGATATGAAGGGGGCTGTCGCCTGTGCTTTATTTGCGGCTAAACTATTACATGAAGAGGGAATAGCATTAAAAGGCGATTTGCAGTTGCAGACCGTGATTGGAGAGGAAGTCGGTGAGGCAGGAACCCTTTCTTGTATTGAAAAAGGATATGATGCTGACTTTGCGTTAGTTGTCGATGGCAGTAATCGCGAAATCCATGGTCAAGGTGGTGTGATCACGGGTTGGGTTACGGTTAAAAGTAAGCAGGTTTATCATGATGCAATGCGAGCCGAATTAAATGAAACAGGTGAGGGTGCTAGTGCAATTGAAAAAATGACAAAAGTTATCGACAGCCTTCGTGCATTAGAGAAGGAATGGGCGAAAACAAAGGAGTATCCAGGATTTAAAAAAGGTACAACTACTATTAACCCGGCTGTTATTGAAGGTGGGCGTCATCCAGCATTTGTAGCGGATGAATGTCGTCTTTGGATTACTGTTCATTTTTATCCTAATGAAGATTACCGAGAAGTTGCAAATGAAGTAGAGGAATACCTCAAACAATCTGTCAAAGACGATTCATGGTTTCAGGAAAATCCACTCCTTTTTGAATGGGGTGGGAAATCAATGATAGAGGATCGCGGTGAGATTTTCCCTTCTGCTGAGGTAGATCCAGAGTATCCAGCTATTAAGCTCCTCGAGCAATCACATTACGCAGTTGAACAGGAAACCACTTCAGTTAGTATGTCAAAGACTGTGACAGATGCGGGTTGGTTTGATGACGCTGGTATTCCAACTGCGATTTACGGTCCGGGAAAATTAAATGAAGCACATTCTGTTGATGAAAAAATAGAATTGGAAGAATTAATTAGATTCACGAAGACTTTGTTAACCTTTATTCCAGCTTGGTGTAATGTAACAAAACAGTGA